accttgtatttattctatcgatacctttttgccgaaccgcaaagttacggggacgtaaacacatcaacactggctGTCAGGTGCTGTGTGTCTGGGGGGGGgatgcacagacaaacacacacgcgcacgcacacacacacacgcgcatatatacgacgggcttctttcagattccgtctaccaaatccactcacaggtctttggtcggcccggggctatagcagaagacacttgcccgcaaggtgccacgcagtgggactgaacccagaaccgttgttggtgtgtttacgtccccgtttcgGCAACGGAGACTGATGGAAAAAAATATTAGGATTTAACAAAatgtcctgggtcgatttgttcgaccaaatcccttcaaggcagtgctccagcatgaccgcagactgtaacaagtaaaagataaaagctgtaTACACGTCTATGAACAAGAATACATGGGGGCGGGGGATGATTCAAGAGAGTTGTTTCCCTTGAAATATCACACAGGGGAAGTaactttttgcttctttttcttttgataggttgagactttctgccaattctcgggttgtgcaatgagGGTcgttctcaattaatgacttgatttggtcatcacctgtagagcgatcaggcagacgcctgatcgctctttatcaataaggctaccatctccagctcggaaccttgttaaccacttctgtacagttcttttggataaagaaacatcaccgaaAACTGcgtatatttctttggttgcttgtgaagcATTTTTctctttacggaaaaagaaaagcatcaagtgccgaaaatgaactttcttatcttccattttaaagggttacagaattaacacagattataggaacataaacctttttccccgaaaagatagcttaagctgtgctctaaatggaggtgtggtcaaatcctattttatggactcaactatgttctaaaataagtcgaaagataagctattataaatcggcacgaactttccggacaacccaatatttctaggAGTTTTTGAAGGTGGTAATATCGTCTTTCGGCGTCTATTATTGTAGCGCGTGGAGAGGCTTATAGCCAATCcaatgttataattatgtattgcccaaggtgcctcgcatgtgggactgaacccagaaccacgtggcttgtaagcaagctacttaccacacagccactccttgtatgtatacaaataattataaatctgtttatctcaaaataaaaagagagagagagagagaatgaaagagaatcaCAACAAAGATCAATGTTGAACAGACTTTTATTGAGTGGGGTACATGGAGTGTGGGTCAGCGGTGATGGtcatatagtatagatataggTGGTATAGATATAGTATAGGTATATAGATGGTCATAGATgctcatatagatagatatagcagcAGCAATACTAATAATGCCTGCATATGTTTTGGTTATTTCTGTATCAAGCGGATGAATATGGCCAGGGTATCTGCTGATCCGTAACCTGGAAAGAGTAACATGAGAAAcaggaataaaaacaaacaataaacataaaaaatagcaacaacagcagtagcaccagcactactactactactactactaactactactactactaccaccaccaccacgaagcCACACTtacacagataaaagataaaagacaacgaAATACTTACCGAGTAGCCATGCGGCTTTCGAAGGTGCGTTAGAGTATATGAATCGgggatatatatatggtatttccCAATGACACATGTAAAATGCTTCGATGATGATAAGCCAGCCTTTGTCTCCGCCACACACAAAATGTGTGTAAGACACGTAGAACCGTCGCTTCTTTCTgtggaaggaaaataaaaataggattttgctgttgtttgtttggtGAGCGAAGCAGTCTTCTTCCCAGACTGGGATAATACTGCCATTCGCGTTACTGAGGAAATTTAGTCAACCAATAGAATTTCGATGCTTTTTACCATTTGTCTTCTACACGAAATGATTTTTCGGGACGTTTACAGTAGTGTACGGTATCGCAAACAACTCATCCAGGTTAGGTCCGATGTACTAATTAATATTAACTACGAAGGCCGTTTCTGTCGCTAATAACTAATTGATGCACAGCCTAGTACCTCGTCGTGACATCGCTGGTTATTTGGTCAGTATTAttctatatatcaataaaattttgACTGATTTTTTCTGGCTTTCTACTACTGATGACCCACAATACGGTGAAATTACGTGATACAGAAGAGCCATCTTCCAGTGCCGAACAAATCTAGTCAACTCATAGAATTTCGATGCTTTTTAGCATTTGTCGTTTAAACGAAATGATTTTCTAATCAATACACGTTATAAAGTCTACTTCTGAAGGTAacaactacaaaagaaaaaaagaaaacaatgattaAGAATTATTGTATACTTAAATCCGGCCATTGAGAAGTAATTGGGTTTAGCCTTTGGCAAATCCGTCCATGGAGAACTTTTCAGATTTTTGGGAGAAAACCAGTTCTCAAGGGTTGTATCTCGTCCATTAAGCACCATCGTTACAACTGCATTTTGATTTTTGTATAAGACAAGTTTCACCTGAATAAaagacaagttatatatatatgtaagagaacaaagtgtacgtacgtctctctatatatatatgaaatacaaaatgggacaagaacacaaaacatccagatagacgatacagaaaaacaaggacgggtcattcgaagctttctatcctcagtcaagaaccggatcatcttcgcctTCCCAAGAATCTGTCACTATACCAAATGATATAGGAAACtgaatgagttatttcccttgtctgtaaaaattaaatatattagatatgtatatatatcaggatcccttccaggggccctattatcgatttttccaacaatctgagtattccaaacatgagttctactcacgtgtcacgatacataaaaatcgataaaacgaagTGGGAGGTTTGTAAATCGTATtggattcagtatatatattatctgtttttttttttattttgaaaaaaaaatgtgatgtcTTGCATTAAACAGTTTTGTATGAAATCTTTATCAATTGTTACGGGCCAGTTTGCCAGGTCACTATATTCTTTAAAATCACTAAGtttccttcctgtttctgctcTCTCTTTTCTCCAAGGTTTTGATCACCGTGATCAACATCTGCACCAAAGATGTCAACAGTAGGTTGATTATTGCTAAACAGAGCACTCATGGTTTGTGCCCTATCATTGACCTCACTGGTGCTTGCATGGCTCGTTTCAGCTGCAGGTGAGGACAAACTTTTACTTGACATTGTAAAGTAGTTTGATAGTTTTTGACATTTGGAAATTTCGTTAGATTACTTTCCCTTGAGTTGGCATTTCTGGTATCCACTTAAGTACTTTCTTGAAGATATTGCTATTCTTCTTGTGGCCTAGACCTTTGTGAAAAAAATTGGGGTAATATTTTCATTAGCCACAGCGAGACAGAGATCGATCAAGATAAGGGTCCACAACTTAATATATAGTCATAAATGAAGAACTGTTAATTTTGTACAAGGTGATATTCCAACAATTTTTAAAGcagaaaaaatgctttgttaTTGAACAGCCTGTAAGTCCAAAATTAGGAGGCAAACCTTTCAGTGGTCATTAAATAATGGTGTAGAAATAAGAATTCTTATCTCTACCGtgctgaagtagtagtagtagtagtagtagtagtagtagatatatTTGACAATGGGAGGGACAGGCCGAAGTTTCCGAAATAATTCAAGTAAAGCGAATTATCTGTGAGTCTTTGATGTTATTCTACACCGGcagaagtgagggcgcgtggcttagtggttagggcattcggctcatgatcgtaaggttgtgagttcgattcccggcgacgcgttgtgtccttgagcaagacactttatttcacgttgctccagtccactcagctggcaaaaatgagttgtacttgtatttcaaagggtcagccttgtcactctctgtgtcacgctgattatccccgagaactacgttaagggtacacgtgtctgtggaatgctcagccatttgcacgttaatttcacgagcaggctgttccgttgatcgtatcagctgggaccctcgtcgtcgtaacggcggagtctttttttttttttaaacaccggCAGAAACAGCAGGTGAACAACTCATGGCTAGATACTGCGTGTCTAGACTCTGCGTAGGAGTATGATATGACGTCCACTAAGACTGGTAACAGTAATCTGCATGGCAAAATACTTAAATACAAAAActgacagaatgaaaaaaaatcaagttgCTTCAGAGGGGCCCCTCTGGGATTAGAGGCCCTAAAGCTTAAGCTTCATTAGTTTAATTGGTAGATCCACCAATGGCTCATACTCTCCATAAAACAGACTTCGCCTGAATAGGTGCATGGTGCACGGTGaaccacgcgtcaggtgtcgaagtggcagaatcgttagaacactgggcgaaatgcttagcggtatttcgtctgccgctacgttctgagttcaaattccgccgaggtcgactttgcctttcatcctttcggggtcgataaattaagtaccagttacgcattggggtcgatgtaatcgacttaatccgtctgtctgtccttgtttgtcctctctgtgtttagccccttgtgggtagtaaagaaataggtatttcgtctgccgttacgttctgagttcaaattccgccgaggtcgactttgccttttatcctttcggggtcgattaaataagtaccagttatgcactagggtcgatataatcgacttaatccgtttgtctgtccttgtttgtcccctctgtgtttaaccccttgtgggtagtaaagaaataggtgtcgaagtgatcgcagagcaacgtgaggtgcactacccagtctaggaatggaaaccacaatatTTCGATCGTAAGCACAACACACCAACCAATCGTGGGATATTTGACTGGCGACTGTTGGTGCTGCAACCTATAGTTACTTTCAGAATAAGCGTGGGAAAGAGAGTCTACTAAGAAACAGATAATGTTTCCCTTCAAGGGGacagaatttataatttttttgctttattattttccttatgagtgagagaatatatgaaataatattttcatataattcactttatttctccttttgagtgtcctagtatgtgtgtgtgtgtgtgtgtgtgtgagtgtgacaaGATTGGTTTCCAGACAGTTCCATCttcaaaattcactcacagggcatcGGCcgtcctggggctatagtagaaggtatttGCCTAAGGCGTTGCCAGTAGAATTGAAACCGAGACCACATTGTTGCAAAGCGCAAGTTTTTAACCGCATAGCCATGCTTGCGCATGCGTGCTTAGGCTtgtgtatatgcaaatgcatGAAGAATAAACTCCTTTATTATTGCgagtatttctttgtgtgtgtgcgtatgtgtgtacacctACCTCATGAATCGGAATCTGTTGCCAGACGTCAAGAATGGAGTGTCGGAAGAAATTTGGGCAATAAAAACCGATGCAATCATCCACTTTCCATGATGCTCGATCTCCTATATTTAGAAACGAGTTATAGACATCCGAACCAGCTCCTTCTGATATGGAATATACTTTTATCCAGTGAtctcctgcaaaaaaaaaaaaaatgtattaacagCATAATAATCAGCTCCGGAAAACAGTGTAATTAGGGACAGCtgggatacttaggagggttcttggcatctcaGGTTACCCGTTGTCACCCAGTGTTAGgagtttttcttttccaacagtctaatccagtggttcccaaactatgagtcgcgacccacacacagatgggtcgcgaacggaatcttagtgggtcgcaaaaagttataaaattacgcattagctttgattaactgctgtctatcgagatagtTGAAGACTCACAAGTaggtcgtcataaactggtgggataaaaagtttgggaaccactggactaATCTGTGGTgagtttaataatgataataatgataatgataatgataataatgataatgataataatgataataataataataatgtaataatgataataatatgataatgataataataataataatgatgataataatgataataatgataatgataataatatgatataataataataataataataataataatgataataataataataataatatgataataatatgataataataataataataatgataaaataataataatgatataataataatataataataataataa
The DNA window shown above is from Octopus sinensis linkage group LG30, ASM634580v1, whole genome shotgun sequence and carries:
- the LOC118768555 gene encoding uncharacterized protein LOC118768555 — its product is MVLNGRDTTLENWFSPKNLKSSPWTDLPKAKPNYFSMAGFKKKRRFYVSYTHFVCGGDKGWLIIIEAFYMCHWEIPYIYPRFIYSNAPSKAAWLLGYGSADTLAIFIRLIQK